The Lutibacter sp. Hel_I_33_5 genome has a window encoding:
- the era gene encoding GTPase Era has translation MIHKAGFVNIIGNPNVGKSTLMNALVGEKLSIITSKAQTTRHRILGIVNHDEYQIIFSDTPGILKPAYELQESMMDFVKSAFDDADVLIYMVEVGETALKNEAFFDKIINSKIPVILLLNKIDKSSQEDVEAKIAFWRNKVPNSFVYVISALEKFNVQTVFYKIIELLPEGPPFYPKDQLTDKSERFFVNESIREKILMHYKKEIPYSIEVETEEFVEEEHIIKIRAVIMVERDTQKGIIIGHKGSAIKRVGTEARKDLQKFFEKKIFLDLYVKVNKNWRSNERQLKRFGYKD, from the coding sequence ATGATACATAAAGCCGGTTTTGTAAATATTATTGGAAATCCAAATGTGGGTAAGTCTACGCTAATGAATGCATTAGTTGGCGAAAAACTATCTATCATAACTTCAAAGGCTCAAACGACAAGGCATAGGATTTTAGGAATTGTAAATCATGATGAGTATCAAATTATTTTTTCTGACACACCAGGAATTCTAAAACCAGCATATGAATTGCAAGAATCTATGATGGATTTTGTAAAATCTGCTTTTGATGATGCCGATGTGTTGATTTATATGGTAGAAGTTGGTGAGACTGCACTTAAAAATGAAGCTTTTTTCGATAAAATCATCAATAGTAAAATTCCAGTAATCCTATTATTAAATAAAATTGATAAATCATCACAAGAAGATGTGGAAGCAAAAATTGCTTTCTGGAGAAATAAAGTACCAAACTCTTTTGTCTATGTAATTTCTGCTTTAGAAAAATTTAATGTACAGACGGTATTCTATAAAATTATTGAGCTTCTTCCTGAAGGCCCTCCTTTTTATCCAAAGGATCAATTAACAGATAAATCAGAACGCTTTTTTGTAAATGAATCTATAAGAGAGAAAATCTTAATGCATTACAAAAAAGAAATCCCATATTCTATAGAAGTAGAAACCGAAGAATTTGTTGAAGAAGAACATATTATAAAAATTCGTGCTGTAATTATGGTAGAGCGTGATACTCAAAAAGGGATTATAATCGGACATAAAGGATCTGCCATAAAACGTGTAGGAACTGAAGCTAGAAAAGACTTACAGAAATTCTTTGAAAAGAAAATATTTCTAGACTTATATGTAAAAGTCAATAAAAATTGGCGTTCTAACGAGCGACAACTTAAAAGATTTGGGTATAAAGACTAA
- a CDS encoding Pycsar system effector family protein: MSTILIEAEKVVFKLLNEGLENNYVYHNLSHTQRVVEKTNEFIEALKIEGGSAENLLLASWFHDVGYTKGKENHEEESIRVLTDFLKSQKISDDRIQVVSKLILATKMEHLPKNDFEKIIRDADCSHLGSKSFNDHAALLRKEWELTENKQFSESEWTDLNLEFLTQKHRFYTDYALKNWSKTKGKNVASLLKYQKKIKQENKKFNQKKEELSFKKNKVELPERGIETMFRVALRNHITLSDIADTKANILLSVNAIIISLVLSNLVSKLDNPSNQYLIIPSLVFIIFTVASIVLSVLSTRPNVTEGKFTKEDVANKKVNLLFFGNFHQMKLPDFEWAMNEMMQDRDYLYGSLTKDLYFLGLVLNRKYKLLRVTYTVFMIGIVVSVLAFILSFKMQDPAGI, encoded by the coding sequence ATGAGTACCATCTTAATTGAAGCAGAAAAAGTTGTTTTTAAACTTTTAAATGAAGGTCTAGAAAATAATTATGTATATCATAATTTATCGCATACTCAAAGAGTTGTTGAGAAAACAAATGAATTTATTGAAGCTCTTAAAATTGAAGGAGGATCTGCTGAAAATTTGTTGCTAGCTTCTTGGTTTCATGATGTAGGATATACAAAAGGTAAAGAAAATCATGAAGAAGAAAGTATACGAGTTCTTACTGATTTTTTAAAATCGCAAAAAATTTCTGATGATAGAATTCAGGTTGTTTCTAAGTTGATTTTAGCTACAAAAATGGAACATCTACCAAAAAATGATTTTGAAAAAATTATTAGAGATGCAGATTGTTCTCATTTAGGGAGTAAAAGTTTTAATGATCATGCAGCATTGCTTAGAAAAGAGTGGGAACTAACAGAAAATAAACAGTTTTCTGAATCTGAATGGACTGATTTAAATTTAGAATTTTTAACGCAAAAGCATCGATTTTATACAGATTATGCATTAAAAAACTGGTCTAAAACGAAAGGGAAAAATGTTGCATCCTTATTAAAATATCAAAAGAAAATAAAACAAGAAAATAAAAAGTTTAATCAGAAAAAAGAAGAATTAAGTTTTAAGAAAAACAAGGTTGAATTACCCGAAAGAGGTATAGAAACTATGTTTAGAGTTGCTTTAAGAAATCATATCACATTAAGTGATATTGCAGACACAAAAGCGAATATTCTTTTATCGGTAAATGCAATTATTATTTCTTTAGTCTTATCAAATTTGGTTTCAAAATTAGATAACCCTTCAAATCAATATTTAATTATTCCATCTTTAGTTTTTATCATTTTTACAGTAGCTTCAATAGTGTTATCTGTTTTGTCTACAAGACCCAATGTTACTGAAGGGAAATTCACAAAAGAAGATGTTGCGAATAAAAAGGTAAACCTATTATTCTTTGGAAATTTTCATCAAATGAAGTTGCCAGACTTTGAATGGGCTATGAATGAAATGATGCAAGACAGAGATTATTTGTACGGTTCTTTAACCAAAGATTTATACTTTCTAGGATTGGTTTTAAATAGAAAATATAAACTTTTACGAGTGACGTATACCGTTTTTATGATTGGTATAGTTGTTAGTGTTTTAGCTTTTATTTTGTCTTTTAAAATGCAAGATCCAGCTGGAATCTAA
- the msrB gene encoding peptide-methionine (R)-S-oxide reductase MsrB: MLTWKEIISFSQKGNPTPEKRVEKSEAEWKELLTPEQFRITRQKGTERPNSGDLCSIYDEGKYNCVCCNTPLFDSTIKFSSGTGWPSFTQPIEENAIKYHKDISFGMIRVEVMCNTCDAHLGHIFPDGPEPSGLRYCINSESMKLEKTT, from the coding sequence ATGCTTACTTGGAAAGAAATTATCAGTTTTAGTCAAAAAGGAAACCCTACTCCAGAGAAAAGAGTAGAAAAATCAGAAGCTGAATGGAAAGAGCTGTTAACTCCAGAACAATTCAGAATTACTAGGCAAAAAGGTACAGAAAGACCAAATTCTGGTGATTTATGTAGCATTTACGATGAAGGCAAATACAATTGTGTTTGTTGTAATACTCCGTTGTTTGATTCTACCATAAAATTTAGTTCGGGAACGGGTTGGCCTAGTTTTACGCAACCTATAGAAGAAAATGCTATAAAGTATCATAAAGATATTTCTTTTGGTATGATTAGAGTTGAAGTTATGTGCAATACCTGCGATGCTCATTTAGGACATATTTTTCCTGATGGACCAGAACCAAGTGGTTTACGTTATTGTATAAATTCAGAATCTATGAAATTAGAAAAAACCACTTAA
- the der gene encoding ribosome biogenesis GTPase Der: protein MSSIVAIVGRPNVGKSTLFNRLVQRREAIVDSVSGVTRDRHYGKSDWNGKEFSVIDTGGYIVGSDDIFEAEIRKQVQLAIDEADIIIFVVDVEQGITPMDSEVAKLLRKVKKPIFTAVNKVDNAMREADAVEFYNLGLGDYHTISSINGSGTGDILDDIAKIMPEPEEVDLESEALPRFAVVGRPNAGKSSFINALIGEDRNIVTNIAGTTRDSIDTKYNRFGFDFNLVDTAGIRKKSKVKEDLEFYSVMRAVRSIEYADVIILMIDATRGFEGQDQNIFWLAEKNRKGVVILVNKWDLIEKETNTLRDFEAKVRKQIEPFTDVPIVFISALTKQRLLKAIETAVQVFENRKTKIATSKFNDAMLEVVKNYPPPATKGKFVKIKYCMQLPTQTPQFAFFCNLPQYVRDPYKRFVENKLREIYDFSGVPITIYFRQK, encoded by the coding sequence ATGAGCAGTATTGTTGCCATTGTTGGAAGACCTAATGTAGGAAAATCAACACTTTTTAACCGTTTAGTTCAACGTAGAGAAGCTATTGTAGATTCTGTAAGTGGGGTTACACGTGATAGACATTACGGGAAATCTGATTGGAACGGAAAAGAATTTTCTGTAATTGATACGGGTGGATATATTGTTGGTTCTGATGATATTTTTGAAGCGGAGATAAGAAAGCAAGTTCAGCTTGCTATAGATGAAGCAGATATTATCATTTTTGTGGTTGATGTGGAACAAGGAATTACACCAATGGATTCTGAAGTTGCAAAATTGTTACGCAAAGTAAAAAAACCAATTTTTACCGCTGTAAATAAAGTTGACAACGCAATGCGTGAAGCTGATGCAGTAGAATTCTATAATTTAGGTTTAGGAGATTATCATACCATTTCATCCATTAATGGAAGTGGAACTGGAGATATTTTAGATGATATTGCTAAAATAATGCCCGAACCAGAAGAAGTCGATTTAGAATCTGAAGCTTTACCTAGGTTTGCCGTTGTTGGAAGACCAAACGCAGGTAAATCATCTTTTATTAATGCACTAATTGGTGAAGACAGAAATATTGTCACCAATATTGCAGGAACAACAAGAGATTCTATCGACACCAAATACAATCGTTTTGGATTTGATTTTAATTTAGTTGATACTGCTGGAATCAGGAAAAAATCGAAAGTAAAAGAAGATTTAGAATTCTATTCTGTAATGCGTGCCGTTAGATCTATTGAATATGCTGATGTAATCATTTTAATGATAGATGCTACTCGTGGTTTTGAAGGACAAGATCAAAATATTTTTTGGTTGGCAGAAAAGAATAGAAAAGGTGTAGTAATCTTAGTTAATAAGTGGGATTTAATTGAGAAAGAAACCAATACATTACGTGATTTTGAAGCTAAAGTTAGAAAACAAATAGAACCTTTTACAGATGTCCCAATTGTGTTTATTTCTGCACTTACCAAACAACGTTTATTAAAAGCAATCGAAACCGCTGTTCAAGTTTTTGAAAACAGAAAAACCAAAATTGCGACAAGTAAGTTTAACGACGCTATGTTAGAAGTGGTAAAAAACTATCCGCCACCTGCAACAAAAGGTAAATTCGTGAAAATTAAGTACTGTATGCAATTGCCTACACAAACGCCTCAGTTTGCTTTTTTCTGTAATTTACCACAATATGTTAGAGATCCTTATAAACGTTTTGTAGAAAACAAATTGCGTGAAATTTATGACTTTTCTGGCGTACCTATCACAATTTACTTTAGACAGAAATAA
- a CDS encoding YdiU family protein, whose product MKLNLKDTFNKELPADVVLENTRRQVTNACFSYVSPKKTTSPSLIHVSEEMLQEIGISEEESKSKKFLNVFTGNSVLENTNPYAMCYGGHQFGNWAGQLGDGRAINLFEIEHKNKHWALQLKGAGETPYSRTADGLAVLRSSIREYLCSEAMYHLGVPTTRALSLSLSGDKVLRDVLYDGNPAYEKGAIVSRVAESFIRFGNFEILSSRNDVENLKKLTDFTIKNHFKHLGKPSKETYLDFFKEVTNRTLEMIIHWQRVGFVHGVMNTDNMSILGLTIDYGPYGWLEGFDFGWTPNTTDRQHKRYRFANQPNIGLWNLYHLANALYPLIEEVKPLEEILDSYKTNFEIKSLAMMKSKLGLFFDDENDLKLIQSLEDTLQLVETDMTIFFRNLSDFNVDKNGFDVIKKAFYDVENISDEVRNQWNSWFSQYGKRLKQEGFSDKERNEKMNLVNPKYVLRNYMAQLAIDKTDKGDYSLIEELYQLLKNPYKEQPTQEKWFAKRPEWAKNKVGCSMLSCSS is encoded by the coding sequence ATGAAACTCAACCTAAAAGACACTTTTAACAAAGAATTACCAGCTGATGTTGTATTGGAAAATACGAGAAGACAAGTTACAAATGCTTGTTTCTCTTATGTTTCCCCTAAAAAAACTACATCTCCAAGTTTAATTCATGTTTCTGAAGAAATGCTTCAAGAAATTGGAATATCTGAAGAAGAAAGTAAATCAAAAAAATTTTTAAATGTCTTTACAGGAAATTCGGTTTTAGAAAACACTAATCCCTATGCCATGTGTTATGGCGGGCATCAATTTGGAAATTGGGCAGGACAATTAGGAGATGGTAGAGCGATTAATTTATTTGAAATCGAACATAAAAACAAACATTGGGCTTTACAATTAAAAGGTGCTGGCGAAACTCCATATTCAAGAACTGCAGATGGTTTAGCTGTTTTAAGATCATCAATTAGAGAATATTTATGTAGCGAAGCCATGTATCATTTAGGTGTTCCAACAACCAGAGCGTTATCATTAAGTTTAAGTGGCGATAAGGTTTTGCGTGATGTTTTATATGATGGAAATCCAGCCTATGAAAAAGGCGCTATAGTCTCTAGAGTTGCCGAATCTTTTATTCGCTTTGGAAATTTCGAAATTTTATCATCTAGAAATGATGTTGAAAATTTAAAAAAACTGACAGATTTTACAATAAAAAATCATTTTAAACACCTTGGAAAACCATCCAAAGAAACTTATTTAGATTTCTTTAAAGAAGTTACAAATCGCACCTTAGAAATGATTATTCATTGGCAACGAGTCGGTTTTGTACATGGGGTTATGAATACAGATAACATGTCCATCTTAGGATTAACAATAGATTACGGTCCTTATGGTTGGTTAGAAGGTTTCGATTTTGGTTGGACGCCAAACACAACAGACCGACAACATAAAAGATACCGATTCGCAAATCAGCCCAACATAGGCTTATGGAATTTATATCATTTAGCAAATGCTTTATATCCGTTAATTGAAGAAGTAAAACCTTTAGAAGAAATTTTAGACAGTTATAAAACCAACTTTGAAATCAAATCTTTAGCAATGATGAAATCTAAATTAGGATTATTTTTTGATGATGAAAATGATTTAAAATTGATTCAAAGCCTAGAAGACACTTTACAATTGGTTGAAACCGACATGACAATTTTCTTTAGAAATTTAAGTGATTTTAATGTAGATAAAAACGGATTTGATGTCATTAAAAAAGCATTTTATGATGTTGAAAACATTTCTGATGAAGTAAGAAATCAATGGAATAGTTGGTTTTCTCAATATGGCAAAAGATTAAAACAAGAAGGTTTTTCTGACAAAGAGAGAAATGAAAAAATGAATTTGGTAAATCCTAAATATGTATTGCGTAATTATATGGCACAATTAGCCATTGACAAAACAGATAAAGGCGATTATTCTTTAATTGAAGAATTATATCAACTCTTAAAAAATCCTTATAAAGAACAACCAACGCAAGAAAAATGGTTTGCAAAGAGACCAGAATGGGCAAAAAATAAAGTAGGTTGCTCCATGTTATCTTGTAGTTCTTAA
- the msrA gene encoding peptide-methionine (S)-S-oxide reductase MsrA codes for MSIYKKAYIAGGCFWGMEDLFRVRPGIKDTEVGYLGGENDHPTYKNHPGHAEGIELTYDPTETNFREILDYFFRIHNPTTIDRQGNDMGSSYRSTIFFQDETEKQTAEEIITLVNASKKWDEKVATTLESYTKFWAAEPEHQDYLVKHPNGYTCHFERDFGSFL; via the coding sequence ATGAGCATTTATAAAAAAGCATATATAGCAGGAGGTTGCTTCTGGGGAATGGAAGATCTCTTTAGAGTTCGCCCAGGAATTAAAGACACCGAAGTTGGTTATCTAGGTGGAGAAAATGATCATCCGACTTATAAAAATCATCCAGGGCATGCAGAAGGAATTGAATTAACATACGATCCAACAGAAACTAATTTCAGAGAAATTTTAGACTATTTTTTTAGAATTCATAACCCAACAACAATAGATAGACAAGGAAATGACATGGGCTCTAGTTATCGATCTACTATTTTCTTTCAAGATGAAACTGAAAAACAAACAGCAGAAGAAATAATAACGTTGGTAAATGCTTCTAAAAAGTGGGATGAAAAGGTAGCTACTACTTTAGAATCGTATACTAAATTTTGGGCTGCAGAACCAGAACATCAAGATTATTTGGTAAAACACCCAAATGGTTACACCTGTCATTTTGAACGTGATTTCGGAAGTTTTTTATAA
- a CDS encoding aldo/keto reductase translates to MTLGLGTAAIGRPQYINIRQKKQSEFDLISFKNEGFKVLEEAYNLGIRYFDTAPGYGLAEKLVLEWMKTKNDPSIEISTKWGYMYVADFNPKATIHEVKEHSLDKLNEQWEVSKNFLPNLKLYQIHSATLETGVLENQPILNKLATLKKEHQIKIGITTTGENQVEVIKKALAISVDGEPLFDTFQVTFNILEQSLVEVANELDKNGKKIIIKEALANGRLFKNNKYLHYHKLYKSLENLAKKYQVGIDAIALKFCKQNLPKSTILSGISNKQHLISNLEFTNFELSTDELQELKSFKVAPKEYWNERKQLTWN, encoded by the coding sequence ATGACTTTAGGATTAGGAACTGCTGCCATTGGCAGACCACAATACATAAATATTCGTCAAAAAAAGCAATCTGAATTTGACCTAATCTCTTTTAAAAATGAAGGGTTTAAAGTTTTAGAAGAAGCATATAATTTGGGTATCCGATATTTTGACACAGCTCCAGGTTATGGTTTAGCTGAAAAATTAGTACTTGAATGGATGAAAACTAAAAACGATCCAAGTATCGAAATTTCAACAAAATGGGGATATATGTATGTCGCTGATTTTAATCCAAAAGCTACAATTCATGAAGTAAAAGAGCATAGTTTAGATAAGTTAAATGAACAATGGGAAGTATCAAAAAACTTCTTACCAAATTTAAAATTATATCAAATACATTCTGCAACTTTAGAAACCGGTGTATTAGAAAACCAACCAATTTTAAACAAACTAGCAACTTTAAAGAAAGAGCATCAAATAAAAATTGGAATTACAACAACTGGCGAAAATCAAGTTGAAGTTATAAAAAAAGCATTAGCTATTTCTGTGGATGGCGAACCATTATTCGATACTTTTCAAGTAACCTTTAATATTTTAGAACAAAGTTTAGTAGAAGTTGCAAATGAACTTGATAAAAATGGTAAAAAAATAATTATAAAAGAAGCCTTAGCAAACGGTCGTCTTTTTAAAAATAATAAATATTTACATTACCATAAGTTATATAAAAGTTTAGAAAATTTAGCTAAAAAATATCAAGTTGGTATTGATGCTATTGCTTTAAAATTCTGTAAGCAAAACCTTCCTAAAAGCACCATCTTAAGTGGTATTAGTAATAAACAACACTTAATCTCAAATTTAGAATTTACTAATTTTGAACTTTCTACTGATGAGTTGCAAGAATTAAAAAGCTTTAAAGTAGCTCCAAAAGAATATTGGAACGAACGTAAACAGTTAACTTGGAATTAA
- a CDS encoding GAF domain-containing protein, producing the protein MKIFQSKSETDIELPLQLNISFSKMFTVYEKYGSKEYEKHPYHKSAIEMIRELKKYPELFEGFSDHTLLEKYKTQIDLLLEPLFPEALLENEIKAATIPFSFTSFKFTTRFENILNNAGENYDFSVRNFEDDSMYIMACTFILGYVYGYQVDLKRPFYFDIPNTISGLTKHYRAAFNADFSEVIPTEKAPKITKEDYLELLDNFDNIEVWRKKFPPNSYIFKGFGIINLFDVTADETISSIRTNLLKSDDDLIEKLEKNLQEFYNIKDLMLGYSVFDTTNNLEKVHIKRSKSLLFKDRLEFSCSTDFCHHTSKKIFKEQETVAISNVEKYGELTNQNSLYKTLIKRGIQSIILIPIKSSNGNDLAMLEIASPRPYELNSINQNKLKDIIPAFEAAVERAAEEHKNSIEATIQENYTSLHETVMWRFEEAAEKYHRDVQTNPQDIKLEQIIFNDVFPLFGQCDIKGSSIARNNAIKDDLTTQLTLAINVLNEACKTEKLPIYDELVFRVSEYLKEVKEGLKAGDEIGIIDFLKKDIYPVFTHIKDINKKLSNQVNLYMNSLDNKLQVVYKKRKDYENSVTLLNDKLAKFIDRKQEEAQAMFPHYFERYKTDGVEYNMYIGQSLVKNKTFDNLYLYNLRLWQLQVMYEMENLAFNAKKVMNHPLEVASLILVHSNSLAIKFRMDEKKFDVDGAYNIRYEIIKKRIDKAHINGTSDRLTVPGKIAIVYSQDKDAKEYLKYIKFLQSKKLFGKVEKLELEDLQGVSGLKALRVEVLYQENYSGKNTITFNDLIKEIEA; encoded by the coding sequence ATGAAAATCTTTCAATCAAAATCAGAGACTGATATTGAATTGCCTTTACAGCTAAATATTTCTTTTAGTAAAATGTTTACGGTATATGAAAAATATGGGTCGAAAGAATATGAGAAACATCCCTATCACAAATCTGCAATAGAGATGATTAGGGAGCTGAAGAAATATCCAGAATTATTTGAAGGTTTTTCAGATCATACTTTATTAGAAAAATATAAAACACAAATAGATTTACTTTTAGAACCTCTTTTTCCTGAGGCTTTACTAGAAAATGAAATAAAGGCGGCAACAATTCCATTTTCATTTACCTCATTTAAGTTTACAACTCGATTTGAAAATATCTTAAATAATGCTGGAGAAAATTATGATTTTTCAGTTCGTAATTTCGAAGATGATTCCATGTATATTATGGCATGTACTTTTATTCTAGGCTATGTTTATGGATATCAAGTAGATTTAAAAAGACCATTTTATTTTGATATTCCCAATACAATTTCTGGATTAACAAAACATTATAGAGCTGCATTTAATGCCGATTTTTCTGAAGTTATACCAACAGAAAAAGCACCAAAAATCACAAAAGAAGATTATTTAGAATTATTAGATAATTTTGATAATATTGAGGTTTGGAGAAAAAAATTTCCACCAAACAGTTATATATTTAAAGGATTTGGAATCATTAATTTATTTGATGTAACAGCAGATGAAACAATTTCATCTATAAGAACTAACTTATTAAAAAGTGATGATGATTTAATTGAGAAATTGGAGAAAAACCTTCAAGAATTCTATAACATAAAAGATTTAATGTTAGGGTATTCTGTTTTCGACACCACAAATAATTTAGAAAAAGTACATATTAAAAGATCTAAAAGTTTATTATTTAAAGATCGATTAGAGTTTTCTTGTAGTACAGATTTTTGTCATCACACATCAAAAAAAATATTTAAAGAACAAGAAACAGTCGCTATTTCTAATGTTGAGAAATATGGTGAACTAACAAATCAAAACTCCTTATATAAAACATTAATAAAAAGAGGAATCCAGAGTATAATTTTAATTCCGATTAAATCTTCTAACGGAAATGATTTGGCTATGTTAGAAATTGCATCACCAAGACCTTACGAGTTAAATTCTATCAATCAGAATAAATTAAAAGATATAATTCCTGCCTTTGAAGCTGCAGTAGAAAGAGCTGCAGAAGAACATAAAAATAGTATAGAAGCTACCATTCAAGAAAACTACACCTCTTTACACGAAACTGTAATGTGGAGGTTTGAAGAAGCTGCTGAGAAATATCATAGAGATGTCCAAACAAATCCACAAGACATAAAATTAGAGCAAATTATATTTAATGATGTATTTCCTCTTTTTGGTCAATGTGATATAAAAGGTTCTTCGATAGCAAGAAACAATGCTATAAAAGATGATTTAACTACCCAGTTAACATTAGCAATTAATGTATTAAATGAAGCTTGTAAAACAGAGAAATTACCTATTTACGACGAGCTTGTTTTTCGAGTTTCAGAATATTTAAAAGAAGTAAAAGAAGGGTTGAAAGCTGGTGATGAAATTGGTATTATCGACTTTTTAAAGAAAGATATTTATCCTGTTTTCACCCATATAAAAGACATCAATAAAAAATTGTCTAATCAGGTAAACTTATACATGAATAGTTTAGATAACAAATTACAAGTTGTCTATAAAAAGCGTAAAGATTACGAAAACAGTGTAACGTTATTAAACGATAAATTGGCAAAATTTATTGACAGAAAACAAGAAGAAGCACAAGCAATGTTTCCTCATTATTTCGAGCGTTATAAAACCGATGGTGTAGAATACAATATGTATATCGGACAATCATTAGTTAAAAACAAAACCTTCGACAACTTATATCTCTACAACCTTAGATTGTGGCAATTACAAGTTATGTACGAAATGGAGAATCTTGCTTTTAATGCAAAAAAAGTAATGAATCACCCTTTAGAAGTTGCTTCATTAATTTTAGTACATAGTAATTCTCTTGCCATTAAATTTAGAATGGACGAAAAGAAGTTTGATGTTGATGGCGCTTATAATATTAGATATGAAATTATTAAAAAACGTATCGATAAAGCACATATAAATGGAACTAGCGATCGTTTAACTGTTCCTGGTAAAATTGCCATCGTTTATTCTCAAGACAAAGATGCAAAAGAGTATTTAAAATATATTAAATTCTTACAATCTAAAAAACTTTTTGGCAAGGTAGAAAAACTTGAATTAGAAGATTTACAAGGAGTTTCAGGTTTAAAAGCATTGCGTGTTGAAGTCTTATATCAAGAAAACTATTCAGGCAAAAACACGATTACTTTTAACGATTTAATTAAAGAAATAGAAGCTTAG
- a CDS encoding peptide-methionine (S)-S-oxide reductase has protein sequence MNSLIKIAFGGGCHWCTEAVFQSLIGVIKVEQGFIASTNENSSFSEAVIIHFDDTKIELKTLIKIHLQTHKSTSEHSMRKKYRSAVYVFSEDQKKEVTQIITKLQNDFNNQIITKVLEYCNFKPSENQFKNYFYNNPEKPFCKTYIDPKLKLLERQFSNHLALEKIKILTI, from the coding sequence ATGAACTCTTTAATAAAAATAGCTTTTGGGGGTGGATGTCATTGGTGTACAGAAGCTGTTTTTCAATCGTTAATTGGAGTTATAAAAGTAGAACAAGGTTTTATTGCTTCTACAAATGAAAATAGTTCATTTTCTGAAGCCGTTATTATACATTTTGATGATACTAAAATTGAATTAAAAACATTAATAAAGATTCATTTACAGACACACAAAAGCACATCTGAACATTCTATGAGAAAGAAATATCGTTCGGCGGTATATGTGTTTTCTGAAGATCAAAAAAAAGAAGTGACGCAAATTATTACTAAATTACAAAACGATTTTAACAATCAAATAATTACTAAAGTTTTAGAGTATTGTAATTTTAAACCATCAGAAAATCAATTTAAAAATTATTTTTATAATAATCCTGAGAAACCATTTTGCAAAACATATATCGATCCAAAATTAAAATTATTAGAAAGACAGTTCTCTAATCATCTAGCTTTAGAAAAAATTAAAATCTTAACAATATGA
- a CDS encoding glutaredoxin domain-containing protein, which translates to MDSSSLHTIKLYGAEYCHKTRYYKDLLNEFKVPFDFLDVDKNDSFAKELRNLYINKRLNFPTITIDKKKLRNPRKEELKKWIDRMTPELIKQKEE; encoded by the coding sequence ATGGATAGCAGTAGTTTACATACAATAAAACTTTATGGAGCTGAATATTGTCATAAAACAAGGTACTACAAAGATTTATTGAATGAATTTAAGGTTCCGTTTGATTTTTTAGATGTTGATAAAAATGATTCTTTTGCAAAAGAATTGCGCAATCTTTATATCAATAAAAGACTTAATTTTCCAACAATAACCATTGATAAAAAGAAATTAAGAAATCCACGAAAAGAAGAACTGAAGAAATGGATAGATAGAATGACACCAGAATTAATAAAACAAAAAGAAGAATAG